In Pseudobacter ginsenosidimutans, the following are encoded in one genomic region:
- a CDS encoding dioxygenase family protein, whose amino-acid sequence MKISGTVFMQDGKTPAKDVIVYIYHTNRQGIYQTRGNETGWAKRHGFIRGWIKTGEDGRYTFYTFRPATYPDRSEPGHIHVTVKEPDKNEYYIDEYLFDDDPLLTQAKRGKLENRAGSGIVKPKLVNGMLIIERDLFLGKNIPDYPNGK is encoded by the coding sequence ATGAAGATATCGGGGACCGTCTTCATGCAGGACGGGAAAACACCCGCAAAGGATGTTATCGTTTACATCTATCATACCAACCGGCAGGGTATTTATCAAACCAGGGGCAATGAAACGGGTTGGGCAAAAAGACATGGTTTTATCAGGGGATGGATTAAAACCGGAGAAGATGGTAGATATACTTTCTATACCTTCAGGCCGGCAACCTATCCGGACAGGAGTGAGCCCGGGCATATTCACGTTACCGTAAAAGAGCCTGATAAGAACGAATACTACATCGATGAATATCTGTTTGATGATGATCCGCTATTGACGCAAGCCAAAAGAGGCAAGCTTGAAAACCGGGCGGGATCAGGAATTGTGAAACCCAAACTCGTAAATGGAATGCTCATTATAGAAAGGGATCTGTTCCTGGGAAAGAATATTCCGGATTATCCAAACGGCAAATGA
- a CDS encoding LytR/AlgR family response regulator transcription factor: MIKILIVDDEPAAANILQVLIHHLASFEKEVLTSNSPEEAVDLIERYRPSLLLLDVEMPAMSGFDLLSRIDSTGIDVIFTTAYDKYAIKAIRFSALDYLLKPIDAEELQNAINRHIARNNDYAAGRQKLVDNLMNNLKEKSSAAFKLALSTQDGYYFCSPAEIVRCEGINNYTHFYFKEKKPLLISRTLKEFEDILSDHGFVRVHKSHLVNISEIERLDKEGILWLNNGTGIIVSRRRKDLIIGALAQYGK; the protein is encoded by the coding sequence ATGATAAAGATCCTGATAGTGGATGATGAACCGGCAGCAGCCAATATTTTGCAGGTACTGATACACCATCTCGCTTCATTCGAGAAGGAAGTACTTACCAGCAATTCACCCGAGGAAGCAGTAGACCTCATCGAACGATACCGGCCTTCACTGTTATTGCTGGATGTTGAAATGCCCGCTATGAGCGGTTTTGATCTGCTGAGCCGGATAGACAGTACGGGTATCGATGTGATCTTCACTACGGCCTATGACAAGTATGCCATTAAAGCAATTCGTTTCAGCGCATTGGATTACCTGCTAAAACCTATCGATGCCGAGGAACTGCAAAATGCCATCAACCGGCATATTGCACGCAACAATGATTACGCCGCAGGCCGGCAGAAGCTTGTGGACAACCTGATGAATAATTTGAAAGAAAAATCATCCGCTGCTTTTAAACTGGCGCTTAGCACACAGGATGGCTACTATTTTTGCAGCCCTGCTGAGATAGTACGATGTGAAGGCATCAATAATTACACCCATTTCTATTTTAAAGAAAAGAAGCCATTGCTGATCTCGCGGACACTCAAAGAATTTGAAGATATCCTCAGCGATCACGGGTTTGTACGTGTACATAAAAGCCACCTGGTTAATATCAGTGAAATTGAAAGGCTGGATAAAGAAGGGATATTGTGGCTGAATAACGGTACCGGCATTATCGTGTCCCGGCGCAGAAAGGATCTTATTATCGGCGCTCTCGCTCAATATGGGAAATAG
- a CDS encoding histidine kinase: MKISFRIIPWILCLLLFIGCHPSGKDKKKGGIAIKQLDSLYIRTNELITTGKFEQGIVLVREGIGDAAAEKNDSMLSRFYWMANLYFRYKSSPQKDSQQYYKVLADKHAQLSGNKKLQSYILNNLVESLYSSKQYDSAINLSTPAFLLANELKDSIALLDLYQLLRLCYHEKGNPEMEFQYLSRSMDIYSVIKNRFNPEGDDKESKKIRFQFMVLLYSMASYQYDHNDFVKSLAYYNELEAMVPERRKPHNPLIYTGKGNCYAKLGRLDSAYKYLRLALERTDTGWVFRRHRSFAARSYGILLAANGNRKQGEQYLQQSLRLAHESKLTNLVTESQLALADFFIDGRQWQAANGILLAVAKGLPPATALELKIKLYGSLYRVYKESGRYPEALHYYTLVKDHQDSLNTVKAMRTMAETDAKYQTGKKNQQIILLQKNNRIQELQLTEARRLRLFYISGTLLLMTLFGLVYYYRRKLQRRELERVKNELELKALRTQMKPHFIFNCLNAIQDLIVTKDYLLSSQYLSKFSRLLRMVLDMADKNFITLQKEIEICRLYVALEALRLKNTFDYSITVDEKLDVDAILFPTLLVQPYIENAIWHGLSNKKGEKRLLVHFEEAGDSIRCTISDNGIGRIAAGQIKAAKIGAEHFESKGTILAEQRMAMLREGLVKDAFVRIEDRYDDNNIATGTTVIIEIVPL, encoded by the coding sequence ATGAAAATCAGCTTCAGAATAATACCATGGATATTATGCCTGCTTCTTTTTATTGGATGCCATCCATCCGGTAAAGACAAGAAAAAAGGCGGTATTGCTATAAAACAACTGGACAGTTTATATATCAGGACAAACGAACTGATCACTACCGGTAAATTTGAACAGGGCATCGTGCTGGTAAGGGAGGGCATCGGCGATGCTGCTGCTGAAAAGAATGATTCGATGCTATCCAGGTTCTACTGGATGGCAAATCTGTATTTTCGATACAAATCTTCTCCGCAAAAAGACAGCCAGCAGTATTATAAAGTACTTGCCGACAAACATGCACAGCTTTCCGGCAACAAAAAGCTTCAGTCATATATATTGAATAACCTGGTTGAAAGTTTGTACTCTTCAAAACAATATGACTCTGCTATCAATTTAAGCACACCGGCCTTTCTGCTGGCCAATGAACTGAAAGACAGCATTGCGCTGCTCGATTTGTATCAGTTGCTCCGCTTATGTTATCACGAAAAAGGAAATCCCGAAATGGAATTTCAATACCTGTCCAGGTCAATGGATATTTACAGCGTCATCAAAAACAGGTTCAATCCGGAAGGTGATGACAAAGAATCAAAGAAAATCCGGTTCCAGTTCATGGTATTGTTATACAGTATGGCCAGTTATCAATATGATCATAATGATTTTGTCAAAAGCCTGGCTTATTATAATGAATTGGAAGCGATGGTTCCTGAAAGAAGAAAACCTCATAATCCATTAATCTATACAGGTAAGGGTAACTGTTATGCAAAACTGGGCAGGCTGGATTCTGCTTACAAATATCTCCGGCTGGCGCTTGAAAGAACAGATACGGGCTGGGTCTTCAGGCGTCACCGCTCCTTCGCAGCGAGAAGCTATGGCATATTACTGGCAGCAAACGGCAACAGAAAGCAGGGCGAACAATACCTGCAGCAAAGCCTCCGCCTGGCACATGAAAGCAAGCTGACAAACCTGGTAACAGAAAGCCAGCTGGCACTGGCTGATTTTTTTATTGACGGCAGGCAATGGCAGGCTGCAAACGGGATACTGCTGGCAGTTGCAAAGGGATTGCCCCCTGCTACTGCACTGGAGCTGAAAATAAAACTATACGGGTCCCTGTACCGGGTGTACAAAGAAAGCGGGCGCTACCCGGAAGCGCTGCATTATTATACACTGGTCAAAGATCATCAGGATTCATTGAATACCGTGAAAGCCATGCGCACCATGGCGGAAACGGATGCCAAATACCAAACAGGTAAAAAGAACCAGCAAATTATTCTGCTGCAAAAAAACAATCGCATCCAGGAGCTGCAATTAACTGAAGCCAGACGCCTGCGTTTATTCTATATTTCAGGGACCCTTTTACTAATGACGCTGTTTGGCCTTGTTTATTATTACCGGCGCAAACTGCAGCGACGCGAACTGGAGCGCGTAAAAAATGAATTGGAATTAAAGGCCCTGCGGACACAAATGAAACCCCATTTTATTTTCAACTGCCTTAATGCCATTCAGGACCTGATCGTAACCAAAGACTATCTGCTGTCATCGCAATACCTCAGTAAGTTTTCGCGACTGCTGCGCATGGTACTGGATATGGCCGATAAGAATTTCATCACCTTGCAGAAGGAGATCGAAATATGCCGGCTATACGTGGCGCTGGAAGCCCTTCGCTTAAAAAATACTTTTGACTATAGCATCACCGTGGATGAGAAACTGGATGTGGATGCCATCCTGTTCCCTACACTGCTGGTTCAGCCCTATATCGAAAATGCCATCTGGCACGGGCTTTCCAATAAGAAAGGAGAAAAGCGCCTGCTGGTGCATTTTGAGGAAGCAGGCGACAGTATACGCTGTACCATTAGCGACAATGGTATTGGGCGCATAGCCGCCGGACAGATAAAAGCAGCCAAAATCGGCGCGGAGCATTTTGAATCGAAGGGCACTATTCTTGCAGAACAAAGAATGGCCATGCTCCGCGAAGGACTGGTAAAAGATGCATTCGTAAGAATAGAAGACCGGTATGATGACAACAACATTGCCACAGGCACCACCGTGATCATAGAAATAGTTCCTTTATAA
- a CDS encoding FAD-dependent oxidoreductase: MKQVAVVGAGISGLVTANAMQQQGYKVTVFEKASTIGESWERGTYYTGEVAQSVRKDYTFYGSDIPPLSGEWPDGEEMQEYLEAYALKTGVHQLISFQTNVQNVYSNASGWKISARKDKENQYRELQFDAVVICTGMEWGSFSYWPLHRNIAVANSGSIGFVGMNGSLFFTLTAIIAAHWMAAYLSGGIQLSTHQSTRYQPKQYNKRRQVSQLIHYLNQLLKDMGGKPPASSNLLFRLLGTPFKPGIYAALAKKLTNSHASLFHGPYSRSCFS, from the coding sequence ATGAAACAAGTGGCAGTTGTTGGCGCGGGTATCAGCGGACTGGTAACGGCAAATGCCATGCAGCAGCAGGGATACAAAGTAACCGTATTTGAAAAAGCCTCCACCATCGGTGAATCATGGGAGCGTGGAACTTACTATACTGGCGAAGTGGCACAGTCAGTAAGAAAAGACTATACCTTTTACGGTTCGGATATTCCTCCGCTCTCCGGCGAATGGCCCGATGGTGAAGAAATGCAGGAGTATCTTGAAGCTTATGCCTTAAAAACCGGGGTGCACCAACTCATTTCTTTTCAAACAAATGTTCAGAATGTCTATAGTAACGCCTCCGGATGGAAAATATCAGCCAGGAAGGATAAGGAAAACCAATACAGGGAACTGCAGTTTGATGCAGTGGTGATATGTACAGGGATGGAGTGGGGCAGTTTTAGCTATTGGCCTTTACATCGCAATATCGCTGTTGCCAATTCCGGAAGCATCGGCTTTGTTGGCATGAACGGAAGCCTTTTCTTTACACTTACTGCAATCATCGCGGCGCATTGGATGGCAGCTTACCTGAGCGGAGGCATACAATTATCCACCCATCAGTCAACCAGGTACCAACCCAAACAATACAATAAGAGGAGACAGGTTTCGCAACTCATACATTACCTGAACCAGCTCTTAAAGGATATGGGCGGTAAGCCACCGGCCAGCAGTAATCTCTTGTTTCGTCTGTTGGGCACTCCCTTCAAGCCCGGAATTTATGCTGCTCTGGCAAAGAAATTGACAAACAGCCATGCTTCTCTTTTTCACGGACCTTATTCACGCTCCTGCTTTTCCTGA
- a CDS encoding MutS-related protein, with protein MQFYTDKQTVEELNLLGKFRQGSVYHLFNEVKTRGGEQMLDQMFRNPLLDADSINQRSSIFQFFQQSNLGFSFDVQQLNIMREYLDAGTGKRAFAILCSMFTQKLLSKLTRDERYKKSVQGLQATIVTLNRCHGILEVLQKLQSPLHNRINQLLQLLSDKQLEKLRTTDIYTDISVTTLAQYDHLLKSRFHAEMEELLQFIYELDLYIAVSSVARKKGFTYAKALAPEQNILRAANLAHPCIDKAIGNDILMSERHNVIFLTGANMAGKSTLMKSIGIGLYLAQMGFPVAAERMDFSVREGLYSSINVADNIGLGYSHFYAEVVRVKQAANAAASGKRLLLMFDELFKGTNVKDAYDGTLAVTEGFADYNDCLFIVSTHIIEVGEALKQRGNIHSVFMPTIMEGSKPRYTYRLQEGVTEDRQGMMIIRNEGILEMLEG; from the coding sequence ATGCAATTTTATACAGATAAGCAAACGGTGGAAGAACTGAACCTGTTGGGGAAATTCAGACAGGGCTCGGTATATCACTTGTTCAATGAGGTAAAAACGAGAGGCGGAGAACAGATGCTGGATCAGATGTTCCGCAACCCTTTGCTCGATGCTGACAGTATCAATCAACGCAGTAGTATCTTCCAGTTCTTTCAGCAATCGAACCTGGGTTTTTCCTTCGATGTGCAGCAACTCAATATCATGCGGGAATACCTCGATGCAGGAACGGGAAAGCGTGCATTTGCCATTCTCTGCAGTATGTTCACACAGAAATTACTTAGCAAGCTTACCCGCGATGAACGGTACAAGAAATCTGTGCAGGGATTGCAGGCCACCATCGTTACGTTGAACCGTTGTCATGGGATACTGGAAGTATTACAAAAACTACAAAGCCCGCTGCACAATCGTATCAACCAACTCCTCCAACTGCTTTCTGATAAACAACTGGAGAAGTTACGTACTACAGATATCTATACCGATATTTCTGTAACTACCCTTGCTCAATATGACCACCTGCTGAAAAGCCGCTTCCATGCTGAAATGGAAGAACTGCTGCAGTTCATCTATGAGTTGGATCTCTATATCGCAGTAAGCAGTGTTGCGCGTAAGAAGGGATTCACTTATGCAAAGGCACTGGCTCCTGAACAAAATATACTGCGGGCTGCAAACCTGGCGCATCCCTGTATCGATAAAGCTATCGGCAATGATATTCTCATGAGCGAAAGGCACAATGTTATTTTTCTCACCGGAGCAAATATGGCCGGTAAGAGTACATTAATGAAATCGATCGGCATCGGCCTCTACCTGGCACAGATGGGATTCCCGGTGGCCGCAGAAAGAATGGATTTTTCCGTAAGGGAAGGCTTATACTCGTCTATCAATGTGGCGGATAATATCGGACTTGGCTACAGCCATTTCTATGCAGAAGTGGTACGCGTAAAGCAGGCCGCCAATGCAGCCGCCAGTGGAAAACGCCTGTTACTGATGTTCGATGAACTGTTCAAAGGCACCAATGTAAAAGATGCTTATGATGGAACATTGGCAGTAACAGAAGGATTTGCGGATTACAATGACTGCCTGTTCATTGTATCCACTCATATCATTGAAGTGGGCGAGGCATTGAAGCAAAGAGGGAATATCCATTCCGTATTCATGCCCACCATCATGGAAGGTTCGAAACCCAGGTATACTTACCGGTTACAGGAAGGCGTTACAGAAGATCGTCAGGGTATGATGATCATCAGGAATGAAGGAATACTGGAAATGCTGGAAGGATGA
- a CDS encoding MutS-related protein yields the protein MYLQTDEQTIEDLRIFGKRDSQGLFDLYNHSHTRGAEAVLKEMFTKPLCDQQEINRRSDIIRNFSMMNMRFPFEGALFDMAEKYLLAADEQKKQGTQQAVLSEKEISNGVTALISLVQQIKTFIDSKEVIAMKSWSKEREAIASLLLDPAFEPVMREQGKAKLSYAAITAYDLLFRHRERNKIEKLLAQIYQLDVYLSVARVAQERKFVFPKALEKGTSILRLKGVYHPELAKPVSNNFTMDAANNVVFLTGANMAGKSTFLRSVSTAVYVAHIGFPVAAEEMEFSVLDGIYTTINLPDNLGIGASHFYAEVLRVKKVAAELQANKSLFIIFDEMFRGTNVKDAHEATVEITVAFAAKKNSMFIISSHIVEAGERLQQVPSIGFQYLPTRMNGNVPEYTYTLERGITADRHGMIIIRNEGILETLKHGRKRAVQ from the coding sequence ATGTACTTACAAACCGATGAACAAACGATAGAAGATCTGCGGATCTTCGGGAAGCGGGACAGCCAGGGATTATTCGATCTCTACAATCACTCACATACCCGCGGCGCAGAAGCAGTATTGAAAGAAATGTTCACCAAACCATTGTGTGACCAACAGGAGATCAACCGTAGAAGCGATATCATCCGCAATTTTTCGATGATGAATATGCGCTTTCCTTTTGAAGGAGCTTTGTTCGATATGGCAGAGAAATATTTGCTGGCGGCCGATGAACAGAAAAAGCAGGGCACACAACAGGCGGTGTTGAGTGAAAAAGAGATCAGCAATGGCGTAACGGCGCTGATTTCACTGGTGCAACAGATCAAAACTTTCATCGATTCAAAGGAGGTCATAGCCATGAAATCCTGGTCAAAGGAAAGGGAGGCGATTGCCTCCCTCCTCCTCGACCCTGCTTTTGAACCGGTAATGCGGGAACAGGGCAAAGCAAAATTGAGCTATGCAGCCATCACGGCTTACGATCTCCTGTTCCGGCATCGGGAACGAAATAAAATAGAAAAACTGCTGGCGCAGATCTATCAGCTGGATGTTTATCTCTCAGTGGCCAGAGTTGCACAGGAAAGGAAATTCGTATTTCCCAAAGCGTTAGAAAAAGGCACAAGCATTCTCCGGCTCAAAGGTGTGTATCACCCGGAGCTGGCGAAGCCCGTGAGTAATAATTTTACCATGGATGCCGCAAATAACGTGGTGTTTCTCACCGGAGCGAATATGGCGGGAAAATCCACCTTCCTGCGATCCGTGAGTACTGCAGTATATGTGGCGCATATCGGCTTTCCGGTAGCGGCAGAAGAAATGGAGTTCTCCGTACTGGATGGCATTTACACTACCATCAACTTACCGGATAATTTAGGGATTGGCGCCAGCCATTTCTATGCAGAAGTATTGCGGGTGAAGAAAGTGGCGGCAGAGTTGCAGGCCAACAAATCACTGTTTATCATTTTCGATGAAATGTTCCGCGGCACCAATGTGAAAGATGCGCATGAAGCCACGGTGGAGATCACGGTGGCCTTTGCTGCAAAGAAGAATAGTATGTTCATCATCTCTTCCCATATTGTGGAAGCCGGTGAGCGTTTACAGCAGGTCCCATCAATTGGTTTTCAGTACCTGCCTACACGCATGAATGGCAATGTTCCCGAATATACTTACACGTTAGAACGAGGAATTACCGCTGATCGCCACGGTATGATCATTATCCGCAATGAAGGCATCCTTGAGACGCTGAAGCATGGCCGTAAACGGGCTGTACAATAA
- a CDS encoding Gldg family protein codes for MKVIFSIAKNEFRYLFYSPIAWFFLIVFLVQCAALFSGTVYNFAIVQEVSINNSSSFGGFSTALTKEIFHTKPFFHNIISNLYLFIPILTMGLISREVNNGTTALLFSSPINLRRVILGKYIGIMLYNLLLLLIVAIFLVAGIVEIKHADYGMLLSAGLGFYLLICTYSAIGMFMSCLSAYQIVSALATFVAIFILTHIGSLWQRYDFVRDLTYFLSLQNRTEKMTNGLIVTKDVIYFVVVTFLFIAFSFIRLQNNRESKSSFLKMSRYLAVFVVVVCIGYVSSRPALTGYWDTTAGQIHTIHPKTQATLGEFSKDSTLEVTLYTNLLGGGLGEGLPEARNSLYLDGLWERYLRFKPDIRFKYEYYYDNDPAKDDSSLYRAFPGKPLPEIASEVAMVIDANLDMFKAPDEIRQVIDLKPEEYRLVMQLKYKGRTAFVRTFDDPRFWPDETNMIAAFNRLLGTDMPQVGFVTGGLERSTIKTGEREYALHSAYKGSRGSLLNIGYDVDTINLSSQDIPNDLTALVLADPKMDLPPIAMEKLKDHINKGGNLMVSSEPGKQYVVNPLLSHLGVQLMHGQILEPTLNETPDKVLPLLTKACRGLSEAMAASRNLKSGDTIKILMPGVTGITVTGEKGFRADSLAVTLADKTWLKAGPVVIDSILPPFNPMEGDISGQSFKLLQKLTRTVNGKEQRVMIAGDADYANNLRISMLPANSGMLMSSYSWLVYDQFPVYMPRPQPKDLFLTIGERTAYYQKIALVWVLPALIFIGGTVLLIRRKRK; via the coding sequence ATGAAGGTTATATTCAGTATAGCAAAGAACGAGTTCCGATACTTGTTTTACTCACCTATTGCCTGGTTTTTCCTCATCGTCTTCCTGGTGCAGTGTGCCGCTCTTTTTAGCGGCACGGTATATAATTTCGCCATTGTCCAGGAAGTCTCAATCAACAATTCGTCGTCATTCGGTGGATTTTCCACCGCTCTTACCAAAGAAATTTTTCATACCAAACCGTTTTTCCATAATATCATCAGCAACCTGTACCTGTTTATTCCTATCCTTACCATGGGTTTGATCAGCCGGGAAGTGAATAATGGCACCACTGCCCTGCTTTTCTCTTCCCCAATCAATTTACGAAGAGTGATCCTTGGTAAATATATTGGTATCATGCTGTACAACCTGTTGTTGCTGCTGATCGTTGCCATTTTTCTTGTAGCCGGTATTGTAGAGATCAAACACGCAGATTATGGGATGTTGTTGTCAGCAGGGCTGGGCTTTTACCTGTTGATCTGTACCTATTCAGCCATAGGTATGTTCATGAGTTGTTTAAGCGCTTACCAGATCGTATCTGCCCTCGCTACTTTCGTGGCGATATTCATACTGACTCATATTGGAAGTTTATGGCAACGGTACGATTTTGTACGCGACCTTACTTACTTTCTCTCGCTGCAAAACCGGACAGAGAAAATGACCAACGGATTGATTGTTACAAAAGATGTGATCTATTTTGTAGTGGTTACATTCCTGTTTATCGCTTTCTCATTCATCAGGCTGCAAAACAACAGGGAATCCAAATCCTCCTTTCTCAAAATGAGCAGGTATCTTGCGGTGTTCGTAGTGGTAGTATGTATTGGTTATGTTAGTTCCCGACCTGCTTTGACTGGTTATTGGGATACTACTGCCGGGCAAATCCACACCATTCATCCGAAAACACAGGCCACCTTAGGAGAGTTCAGTAAGGACAGTACACTCGAAGTTACACTCTACACTAATTTATTGGGAGGTGGTCTCGGAGAAGGCCTGCCCGAAGCGCGTAATTCCCTGTATCTGGATGGTCTCTGGGAGCGTTACCTCCGTTTCAAACCGGATATCCGATTTAAATACGAGTATTATTATGACAATGATCCGGCAAAAGACGATAGTTCATTGTACAGGGCATTCCCGGGTAAGCCGTTGCCTGAGATAGCATCAGAGGTAGCAATGGTGATCGACGCCAACCTGGATATGTTTAAAGCACCTGATGAGATACGTCAGGTGATTGACCTCAAGCCCGAAGAGTACCGCCTGGTGATGCAACTGAAGTACAAAGGGCGCACTGCTTTCGTACGCACTTTCGATGATCCGCGTTTCTGGCCGGACGAAACAAACATGATAGCAGCGTTTAACCGTTTGTTAGGTACTGATATGCCGCAGGTAGGATTTGTAACTGGCGGATTGGAACGAAGTACTATTAAAACCGGAGAACGTGAGTATGCCCTTCATTCTGCGTATAAAGGCTCCCGCGGGTCCCTGCTGAATATCGGTTATGATGTAGACACCATCAACCTTTCTTCGCAGGATATTCCAAATGATCTGACTGCGCTGGTTTTAGCCGACCCCAAAATGGACCTGCCCCCAATAGCGATGGAAAAATTAAAGGACCATATCAACAAGGGAGGCAATCTGATGGTAAGCAGTGAACCAGGAAAACAATATGTTGTTAACCCCTTATTGTCGCATCTCGGCGTTCAGTTGATGCATGGACAAATACTGGAACCCACCCTCAACGAAACACCTGACAAAGTACTTCCCTTATTGACAAAGGCCTGCCGTGGCCTTTCGGAAGCAATGGCCGCATCGAGAAATCTAAAAAGCGGTGATACCATTAAGATCCTGATGCCTGGCGTCACAGGTATTACTGTTACCGGTGAAAAAGGATTCAGGGCAGATTCACTGGCTGTTACGCTGGCTGATAAAACCTGGCTGAAAGCCGGCCCTGTTGTGATCGACTCCATTCTGCCTCCCTTCAATCCCATGGAAGGCGATATCAGCGGGCAATCGTTTAAACTCCTGCAAAAATTGACGCGCACCGTTAATGGCAAAGAACAACGGGTGATGATTGCCGGGGACGCAGATTATGCCAACAACCTGCGAATCAGCATGCTTCCCGCCAATTCAGGTATGCTGATGTCATCCTATAGCTGGTTGGTGTATGATCAGTTCCCTGTTTATATGCCAAGACCGCAGCCAAAAGATCTCTTCCTGACCATCGGTGAAAGAACCGCCTACTATCAAAAAATTGCATTAGTGTGGGTTTTACCTGCCCTTATATTCATTGGTGGCACCGTACTCCTGATCCGCCGGAAAAGAAAATAA